A window of Cohnella herbarum contains these coding sequences:
- a CDS encoding YIP1 family protein, translating into MMMRTMARSVPVLLAVLLLFPMQASAWQPYDTFYVSHGTGGASTRTYGMQDVYTVGMTIVGKGEQAMKQPSDLFVAADDRLFVADKGNDRVIEYDSGGKWTRSIGDAEGDGALKAPEGVFVRSDGTIYVADTGHQRIAVFDPDGTFLRAFGKPAEGLMPPSYFFMPTKVSVDARGVMYIVSKGSYQGLVRMDGKGEFTGFFGGNRTAGTWLDRLKRTVFTKEQLAKEEIKRPPELTNATIDGSGYVYATTTGVTAGAVKKLTAGGVNRFTSLKTAKFAESDQIADVATDGRDFFYVLDRKENKWDAMISIYSPGGTQLFAFGRIRKEPQQRGVLSYPVGIGIDTRYRLWVLDSDQGLLQAFDRTEFGDAVLTAAADYYVGDYEKSERNWNKVISYNEIIGLAYSGLGEIAAKQGRPKDAMENFRISYDNERYSDAYWTYRLEWIQNDLGYMAGAIAFAWALYRFVLRRLAGRARKVVPASVGRIGRELRDAWRTMFHPFDGFYRIKGRKLSAVTLLLIVLLLVGVKIASLYWTGFIFHPYNLDTIKPASEIARFLAPLAAWVVANYLVSTVKDGEGKFRDVLQSSLFALMPYIALMPLSIALSRLLVLEEGILVSSLASLTWLWSGALLLVSSQVVHNFEFVENLKNSAITVVAICILFLFVAVTTGLTYNVSDFIYQLYKEATVFG; encoded by the coding sequence ATGATGATGCGAACGATGGCGAGATCCGTCCCGGTGCTGCTGGCCGTCCTTCTTTTGTTCCCGATGCAAGCTTCCGCTTGGCAGCCCTACGATACGTTCTACGTCTCCCACGGAACCGGGGGAGCAAGCACGAGAACGTATGGGATGCAGGACGTATACACCGTCGGAATGACGATCGTCGGGAAAGGCGAGCAGGCGATGAAGCAGCCGAGCGACTTGTTCGTCGCGGCGGACGACCGGCTGTTCGTCGCGGACAAAGGCAACGACCGGGTGATCGAATACGACAGCGGGGGAAAGTGGACGAGAAGCATCGGCGATGCCGAAGGAGACGGCGCGCTGAAGGCACCGGAAGGGGTATTCGTTCGGTCGGACGGCACGATCTACGTCGCCGATACGGGTCATCAGCGCATTGCCGTGTTCGACCCGGACGGGACCTTTCTTCGGGCGTTCGGGAAGCCGGCGGAAGGGCTGATGCCGCCGTCCTACTTTTTCATGCCGACGAAGGTGAGCGTGGACGCTAGAGGCGTCATGTATATCGTCTCCAAAGGCTCCTACCAGGGGCTCGTGCGAATGGACGGGAAGGGCGAATTCACCGGCTTCTTCGGCGGCAACCGAACGGCGGGGACGTGGCTGGATCGGCTGAAAAGGACCGTGTTTACGAAGGAGCAACTGGCGAAGGAGGAGATCAAGCGTCCTCCCGAGCTGACCAACGCGACGATAGACGGAAGCGGGTACGTGTACGCGACGACGACCGGAGTGACCGCGGGGGCGGTGAAGAAGCTGACGGCCGGCGGCGTGAACCGGTTTACGAGCCTGAAGACGGCCAAATTCGCCGAATCCGACCAGATCGCGGATGTCGCGACGGACGGGCGGGATTTCTTCTACGTCCTCGACAGGAAGGAGAACAAATGGGACGCGATGATCTCCATCTACAGTCCCGGAGGAACCCAGTTGTTCGCGTTCGGCCGCATTCGCAAGGAGCCGCAGCAGCGGGGCGTGCTTTCCTATCCGGTCGGGATCGGCATCGATACCCGGTATCGCTTGTGGGTGCTCGATTCCGATCAGGGGCTGTTGCAGGCCTTCGACCGAACCGAATTCGGCGATGCGGTGCTGACGGCCGCGGCCGATTACTACGTCGGCGATTACGAGAAAAGCGAACGGAACTGGAACAAGGTGATATCGTACAACGAGATCATCGGCCTGGCCTATTCGGGATTGGGAGAAATCGCGGCCAAGCAGGGGCGGCCGAAGGACGCGATGGAGAATTTCCGTATCTCCTACGACAACGAAAGGTATTCCGATGCCTATTGGACTTATCGGCTGGAGTGGATCCAGAACGATCTTGGCTACATGGCGGGCGCCATCGCGTTTGCCTGGGCGCTCTATAGGTTCGTCCTTCGGCGATTGGCGGGAAGGGCGCGCAAAGTCGTTCCGGCTTCCGTCGGCCGCATCGGCAGGGAACTGCGGGATGCTTGGCGCACGATGTTTCATCCGTTCGACGGCTTTTACCGAATCAAAGGGCGGAAGCTGTCGGCCGTCACCCTGCTGCTGATCGTCCTGCTGCTCGTCGGGGTGAAGATCGCTTCCTTGTACTGGACCGGATTTATATTCCATCCGTACAACCTGGACACAATCAAGCCGGCGTCGGAAATCGCCCGTTTCCTGGCTCCGCTCGCCGCATGGGTCGTCGCCAACTATCTGGTCAGCACGGTCAAGGACGGGGAAGGGAAGTTCCGGGACGTGCTGCAGTCGAGCTTATTCGCGCTGATGCCCTATATCGCCCTCATGCCGCTGTCGATCGCGCTATCGCGCCTTCTGGTGCTGGAAGAAGGCATTCTCGTTTCATCGCTGGCGTCGCTGACGTGGCTGTGGAGCGGTGCCCTGCTTCTCGTCAGCTCTCAGGTCGTCCATAATTTCGAATTCGTGGAAAATTTGAAGAACAGCGCCATCACGGTCGTGGCGATCTGCATTCTGTTCCTGTTCGTCGCGGTTACGACCGGCCTGACTTACAACGTGTCGGACTTTATCTATCAACTGTACAAGGAGGCGACAGTCTTTGGCTAA
- a CDS encoding carbohydrate ABC transporter permease, with translation MGTIAKQLRKMTPFETLLLMGLLLLAAFMSLPIVFIANHAFKPFHELFLFPPTFLAKEPTLTNFYDLFLRPGATIVPFSRYLYNSVLVSALAMAAVILSSCMAAYVLSKLKFGPKRIVMGAIMLALMYAAETVAIPRYLIIGWLNLNNTYFGHVLPVVASPVAVFLIKQFIDQIPNELLEAAKIDGASEFRVFARIIVPLAMPAIATISIITFQGVWGDTSASTLFMQDETMKTLPYYMMTLTSGAANTVAGQGMAAAAGLLLFLPNLIIFLLAQRRIMETMVHSGVK, from the coding sequence ATGGGAACGATCGCGAAGCAACTGCGAAAGATGACGCCGTTCGAAACGCTGCTGCTGATGGGCTTGCTGCTGCTGGCCGCCTTCATGTCGCTGCCGATCGTCTTCATCGCGAACCATGCTTTCAAGCCTTTTCACGAGCTGTTCTTGTTCCCGCCGACGTTCCTCGCGAAGGAGCCGACGCTGACGAATTTTTACGACCTGTTCCTGCGTCCGGGGGCGACGATCGTGCCGTTCTCGCGCTATCTGTACAACAGCGTGCTCGTGTCCGCGCTGGCGATGGCCGCCGTCATCCTGTCCAGTTGCATGGCCGCGTACGTGCTGTCCAAGCTGAAGTTCGGACCGAAGCGGATCGTGATGGGCGCGATCATGCTGGCGCTCATGTACGCGGCCGAGACCGTGGCGATCCCCCGCTATCTGATCATCGGTTGGCTGAACTTGAACAATACTTATTTCGGTCACGTTCTGCCGGTCGTCGCCTCTCCGGTCGCGGTGTTCCTGATCAAGCAGTTCATCGACCAAATTCCGAACGAACTGCTGGAGGCGGCCAAAATCGACGGAGCGTCGGAATTCCGGGTATTCGCCCGCATCATCGTTCCGTTGGCGATGCCCGCCATCGCCACGATCTCGATCATCACGTTCCAGGGCGTGTGGGGCGATACGTCCGCATCGACGCTGTTCATGCAGGACGAGACGATGAAGACGCTGCCGTACTATATGATGACGCTTACGAGCGGCGCGGCGAATACGGTTGCGGGCCAGGGAATGGCGGCGGCCGCCGGGTTGCTGCTGTTTCTGCCGAATCTGATCATCTTCCTGCTGGCGCAAAGAAGGATCATGGAGACGATGGTCCATTCGGGCGTGAAGTAG